CGGATCCGGCGGGGACGGCGAGCAGGCGGACGAACGGGTTCGTGCGCAGCGAGGCGAACGACTCCGACCCGCGGTCGGTAGGGTAGTGGCTGAGGTAGTACTCGACGACCGGGGCGAACACGACCGTGGCCAACAAGTTCCCGGTGATGTGGCCGACGCCGTTGTGGGCGAAGCCGGCGACGAGCACACCGAGCGGGTAGAAGTACGACCACGACCGGAACGGGATCACCAGCGGACTGTTGGGCCGTGCCCACCCGCCCTGGACGACCCAGTAGACGAGCAGGACGCCGAAGACGGTCAGCAGCGTCCCCCAGGGCACCCCGAGGACGAACCGGGCGCGCAGGCGGTCGCCCCAGCGCTCGCCGGGGACGAGCCGGCGGAGGACGGCGAAGGAGGTCGCCACGGCGACGACGAGGAAGAGCTGTTGCCAGGGGGCGAGCGCGCGGACGACCTCCACGACTCCGGCGACCGTCGCGGGCGACGACTGCGACATGACCGCCACAAAGGGGGCCGGTTAGTTATCCTTGGTGGCGAGGCGGTCCCGTCGGGCGGTCACGCGGACCGAAGCCCGCACCCGGTCGTGTCGCGGGCCCGCTGCCATCCACGAACGGGCTGCTCGCGGAGGGGGCGAGCCGCAGGATTTTCGGAGGTCGATGCCGATGTGTCGGGTGATGGGAGTTCGGCCACCGTCGAACGACGTGGACGAGGAACCGGACGTCGTCGAGTTCGGGATCGCGGCACTCGACGCGCGACTGGCCGACGCGGACGCGAGGTTCCCCGCGACAGCGGCGGAGCTACGCGAGTACTTCGGCGACGCGACCGTCCCGTACGACGCCGCCGGCAACGAGATGCCCGTCGCCGAAGCGCTGGCCGAGACGGACCGGGAGTCGTTCGACTCCGAAGACGACCTGCTCAACGCCTTACACCCCGTCTTCGAGCGCAAGCGCCAGGCCGCGTCGACGAGCATCTTCAAACAACTGCGCGGGCTCGTCCCCTTCTGAGGCGGGCCGTCCGCTGCGGTCTGTTCCGCCCGCGTTCACCCTCGGCGCTCGGGAGCCGACGCCTCCTGCCCGGCCGGGGATTCCTGGGGACGGTCACCCGTGGCCCCGTCGGCACCGTTCGCGCTCTCGGCTGCGTTGGCGCTCTCGGACCCGTCGACGCGGGCCCTGGCACGGGCGTCGTCAGCGGTCAGCCGCTCGGTGAGGTCTTCGAGCTGGCGAGTCTGCTCGCGGTTGACCGTGACGATCATGTCCGAGAGCACGCCGAACATCAGCAGCTGTACGCCGAAGATGATCGCCAGGCCGCCGAGGAAGGCGATCACCTCGTGGGAGGTGTTGGCCGTGATCCACTCGACGGCGACGTACGTGCCGAGGACGAGGCCGACGACCAGGCTGACGGTGCCGACGCTCCCGAAGTAAAATAGGGGGTTGTTCGTCTTCGCCATCTTGTACAGCGTCAGGATGATGTCGGCGCCGTCGCGGAACGGTCGGAGGTTCGTCTCCGAGTCGTCCGGACGAGCGAGATAACGGATCGGAACGACCTCCGTCCGGACGTTGTGTTTGACGCACTCGACGGCCATCTCCGTCTCGACGCCGAAGTAGTCCTCGGTCAGCGAGATGCGACTGATGCTCTCGCGAGTCAGCGCTCGGTAGCCGCTGAGGATGTCCTGGTAATCCCGGCCGTGGATGATCGAGAACGCCCGGTTGATGACGCCGTTGCCGAACTCGTTGAGTCGGGTCATCGCACCCTCCTCCATGTCGGCGAAGCGGTCACCGATGACGTGGTCTGCCCGCCCCTCGAAGATCGGTTCGAGCATCGCCGCGGCGTCCTCGGCGCGATACGTCTGGTCGCCGTCGAGCATGAGGACGACCGGCGCGTCGGTCCGCTCGAAGCCTTCCTGCAGCGCCTGGCCTTTCCCCTTCGAACCGCGTTGCTGGACGACGCGCGCACCTTTCTCCTCGGCGATCGACTGCGTGCCGTCGGTCGACCCCCCGTCGATTACGAGAATGTCGTCGAACCCCTCGGCTGCGAACGACTCGACGACCGGCCCGATCGTCTCGGACTCGTTCAGCGTGGGAACCAGCACGCAGACGTCGTCGTACTCCATCGTCCCCGCTTTGACGCTGCGGGAGAAAAAGGTTCCCCGTTGGGCTCGCCGGGACCGCGGGACGATCCCGTCACCACGACAGGGCGGTCGGTTCGAGCCGACCGGCGCCCCCGGGGACGGCCAGCCGCCGGACGGTCAGTCGTCGGCCCGCTCCTCGCTGAGGTGCTCCCAGATCTCGGTGCAGCCACAGCCGTCGGCCACGTCGTCGAGGTGGGCGTCAGCGCGGGCAGCCCCGTCGGCCGGTTCCTCTTCGGCCCGGTCGCCGTCCGTCACATCGGCCGCGTCGCCGTCCGCGTTGTCGAGTTCGACCATAGTTACTCAGCTTGTGAGTAACTCACGACAGCGACAGGTAAGTACCTTTCGGGGCCGTTTTAAGCCCGCGCGGCGAACGAGGGGGTGAATGAGTGGCGACGGGAGCGCGGTCTTCGATCGACTGGGGCTGACCGAGTACGAGGAGACGGCGTTGCGGGAGTTGCTCTCGCTCGGGAAGACGACGGCGCCGAACCTCGCGGAGGCGACCGATATCCCGAAGGCCCGCATCTACGGCGTCCTCGAGTCGCTGTCGGACCGGGGGTTCGTCGAGGTCATCCCCGGACGTCCCAAGGAGTACCAGCCCAAACCCCCCGAGGCGATCCTCGACCGCGCCGTCGAGAACCACCGTCAGGACTACGAGACCTTCGCCGCCGCGATCGACGACCTGCGCGAGGAGTTCCTCGCCGAGTTTCGGCCCCGGTACGAGCGGGCGAGCGAGGACGTGACTCCCACAGAAGAGCTGTTCCACGTCGTCGACGTGGGCGAACCCAGCGAGCGCGAGACGCGCCGGCTCTACCACGAGGCGGTCGACGAGGTACACGTCGTCACCAAGAGCTTCGAATACTTCGATTCGGTCGAGCCCGCGTTCGCCGACGCCCTGGACCGGGGCGTCGACATCTCCGTCCTGCTGCTCGTCCCCGAGTTCCTCTCGACGGACCCGCGCGACGAGCCCGCCATCCAGCGGGCGATCGTCGAGCGGATCCGCGAGGACTACCCTTCGGTCGAGATCCGCTTTTCCACCGGGAAGCTCCCCTTCCGCGGCCACGTCGCGGATCCGAGCCCCGACTACGAGACCGGTTCGGCGATCCTCCTCGTCGAGGAGGAAGACGTGCCCAACCACATGCGCCAGGCCGCCATCACCGACAACGGCGCGTTCGTCGCCGGGCTAAAGCGGTACTTCGACCTCATCTGGGAGCACGAGAGCGTCGCGACCTACCCCGAGGAGTGAGCCGGGCCGCCCGCGTGCAACTCGCTTGAGGCGGTCGGCAGGTACCACGACGGCCCGCCAGGCCACCCCGTCACCCCGGCGACCGGCCCACGAGCGAGGCGGCCTTTGTCCGAATACGCTCGGAGACGACGAACAGTGCGGCCGTGTAGACGACACTCGCGCTCACGACGAGCGCGAGCGTAGCGACTGGCCCGCCGGGAGCGTACTTCAGAACCGCTGCGAGGTACCCGACCATCACGAGCGTGGCGAGTGACTGCGCTCCGAAGGCGCGCCAGGGGACCGCCGGTCGACCGATCAGGCGCGCCAGCGAGGCGTAGCCCAGCACGAGTAGGCCGACGCCCGCTAGCAGCGTCGCGACTGCCGCACCCATCCAGCCGAACTGCCAGACGAGGATGACGTTGAGCACGACGTTCACCCCGATGAACAGGCCGCTGATGCGGAACGCGACGTCCGGGCGGTCGATGGCGTTGATCGCGGAGATAAATTGCTCGCCGAACGCCGCGAACAGCCGCGCGAGGATCAACAGCAGGAGGATCTGCGCCCCTTGGCGGAATTCGGTGCTGTAGACGGCGAGCACCCGCGGTCCGACCATCGCCGCCCCCGCGAGGCCCGGGATCGAGAACACCGCCGCGAAGACGAGCCCCTCGTTGAGGTAGTGGTGGATCTGCTCGTAGTCGTCCTCAACACTGAGCTCGCTGAACTCCGGGAACAGTGTCTGCTCGATGGAGTTGCTGACCAGGATGAGCGTCGACGCCAGCGTCCAGGCGACCTCGTAGATGCCGATCAGCGACGACGAGACGAAAAATCCCAGGACGATGGTGTCGGTCCAGCCGAACGTCCGGCCCTTGAGCTTGCCCATCCAGGAGTAGCGGACGAACTCGCCGAGGTGACGGACGTGGTGAGCGTCGGGCATCCGCGGCCACGAACGGGCGACGAACAGCCCGACGAGCGAGCCGACGAACAGCGAGAGCGCGTGCCCGAGCACCAGTCCCGTGACGACGAACCCCAGCAGGAGCAGGGCGACCTGCGTGACGGTGCGGAAGATGCGTTCGAACCCCTGGACCGACCCGGAGCGCGCGACCTGCTTCTCGCCCTTGAGGACGCCCTTGACGAGCCGGAACGTGCCAGCCGCGGCCAGCAGGAGCGCGAACTCGACGGCGACGGGGGCCCCGACGTAGCGGTCAAGGTGTGGGCCGACCAGCAGCGTCACCGCGACCAGGCCGGCGATGGCGCCGCCCATGAGGACAACCCCGGCCCCGAAGTACTGCTCGGGCGCGCGCCCCTCGCTCATCCGCTTGGTCACCGCCGCCCCGATGGCCGCCGCGGGGATAATTACCATGAACAGCACCGCGACGGCCTTCGAGTACCGGCCCAGCGGCGCCGAACCGAGGACCGAGGCGATGGCGTAGGTGGCGAAGAACCCGGACAGCGAGACGACTGCCTGCGAGGCGAAGTGCAGGGCGGCTTCCTTCCCGAGCTTCGGGGCCATTCGGCGTAGGGTTGCTCGGGGGTATTTGTGTATTCTTCTATTCGCTGGAGCCGGCGCCCGTCCCGCGGGCGGGGAGCGCCGTGCGACACCGAAGGGGGTCGCTTATTACAGCCCACGACGCATGGACGGTCAAATGTATTCGCTCGATCAGGTGCGCAAGGGGCTGACCGACCCCGGGATGGCACTTCAGGAGCTGAACCGCTGGTACTACGCCGCCCGCAACGACGGCGGGTACCACGACCGGGGGGTCGACATCTTCGGCGCCGACTGGGACAACCTTGTCATCCTTGACGCCTGTCGCTACGACGAGTTCGCCGCCCGTGCGGACCTGCCGGGCACGCTCGAAAAGCGCCGCTCGCGAGCGAGTATGACTCACGAGTGGGTCCGAGCCAACTTTGAGGGCAAACAGCTCCACGACGTGGTTTACGTCTCCGCGAGCGGCCGGTTTCTCCACGCACAGCAGGATCTTAACGCCGAGGTCCACGAGTTCGTCAGCCTGATCGACCAGAGCGAGGCCTACGGCGAGGCGAAGGTCTGCCCCCCCGACGTCGTCACCGATCGCGCTCTCGAAGCCGCCCACGAGCACCCTGACAAACGGCTCATCGTTCACTACCTCCAGCCCCACATGCCGTATCTCGGCCCCTCCGGCGAGACCTTCGAGTACCACTCGTCACTCGACGAATCGGTCAGGCGCAGTAGCGTCAGCGACGAGGCGCTCCGGCGGGCCTACCGGGAGAATCTGGACATGGTGCTCGACGACGTGTCTAAACTATTCGAGCAGTTACAGGGCAAGACGGCCGTCACGTCTGACCATGGGGAGCTGCTCGGCGAACGCGAGCGACCGCTCCCGGTCAAACGTTACGGCCATCCCTCGGGCATCTATGTCCCCGAACTGGTCGAGGTGCCCTGGCATATCTACACGAACGGTGGCCGCAAGGAGGTTGTAGCCGAGCCGCCCGAGGCGGAACTGGAGTACGACGAGGAGGCGATCAAG
This DNA window, taken from Halosimplex litoreum, encodes the following:
- a CDS encoding DUF5789 family protein, which translates into the protein MGVRPPSNDVDEEPDVVEFGIAALDARLADADARFPATAAELREYFGDATVPYDAAGNEMPVAEALAETDRESFDSEDDLLNALHPVFERKRQAASTSIFKQLRGLVPF
- the aglJ gene encoding S-layer glycoprotein N-glycosyltransferase AglJ; amino-acid sequence: MEYDDVCVLVPTLNESETIGPVVESFAAEGFDDILVIDGGSTDGTQSIAEEKGARVVQQRGSKGKGQALQEGFERTDAPVVLMLDGDQTYRAEDAAAMLEPIFEGRADHVIGDRFADMEEGAMTRLNEFGNGVINRAFSIIHGRDYQDILSGYRALTRESISRISLTEDYFGVETEMAVECVKHNVRTEVVPIRYLARPDDSETNLRPFRDGADIILTLYKMAKTNNPLFYFGSVGTVSLVVGLVLGTYVAVEWITANTSHEVIAFLGGLAIIFGVQLLMFGVLSDMIVTVNREQTRQLEDLTERLTADDARARARVDGSESANAAESANGADGATGDRPQESPAGQEASAPERRG
- a CDS encoding TrmB family transcriptional regulator → MSGDGSAVFDRLGLTEYEETALRELLSLGKTTAPNLAEATDIPKARIYGVLESLSDRGFVEVIPGRPKEYQPKPPEAILDRAVENHRQDYETFAAAIDDLREEFLAEFRPRYERASEDVTPTEELFHVVDVGEPSERETRRLYHEAVDEVHVVTKSFEYFDSVEPAFADALDRGVDISVLLLVPEFLSTDPRDEPAIQRAIVERIREDYPSVEIRFSTGKLPFRGHVADPSPDYETGSAILLVEEEDVPNHMRQAAITDNGAFVAGLKRYFDLIWEHESVATYPEE
- a CDS encoding lipopolysaccharide biosynthesis protein; protein product: MAPKLGKEAALHFASQAVVSLSGFFATYAIASVLGSAPLGRYSKAVAVLFMVIIPAAAIGAAVTKRMSEGRAPEQYFGAGVVLMGGAIAGLVAVTLLVGPHLDRYVGAPVAVEFALLLAAAGTFRLVKGVLKGEKQVARSGSVQGFERIFRTVTQVALLLLGFVVTGLVLGHALSLFVGSLVGLFVARSWPRMPDAHHVRHLGEFVRYSWMGKLKGRTFGWTDTIVLGFFVSSSLIGIYEVAWTLASTLILVSNSIEQTLFPEFSELSVEDDYEQIHHYLNEGLVFAAVFSIPGLAGAAMVGPRVLAVYSTEFRQGAQILLLLILARLFAAFGEQFISAINAIDRPDVAFRISGLFIGVNVVLNVILVWQFGWMGAAVATLLAGVGLLVLGYASLARLIGRPAVPWRAFGAQSLATLVMVGYLAAVLKYAPGGPVATLALVVSASVVYTAALFVVSERIRTKAASLVGRSPG
- a CDS encoding alkaline phosphatase family protein gives rise to the protein MYSLDQVRKGLTDPGMALQELNRWYYAARNDGGYHDRGVDIFGADWDNLVILDACRYDEFAARADLPGTLEKRRSRASMTHEWVRANFEGKQLHDVVYVSASGRFLHAQQDLNAEVHEFVSLIDQSEAYGEAKVCPPDVVTDRALEAAHEHPDKRLIVHYLQPHMPYLGPSGETFEYHSSLDESVRRSSVSDEALRRAYRENLDMVLDDVSKLFEQLQGKTAVTSDHGELLGERERPLPVKRYGHPSGIYVPELVEVPWHIYTNGGRKEVVAEPPEAELEYDEEAIKDHLKDIGYAV